In Drosophila yakuba strain Tai18E2 chromosome 2R, Prin_Dyak_Tai18E2_2.1, whole genome shotgun sequence, a single genomic region encodes these proteins:
- the LOC6531664 gene encoding uncharacterized protein LOC6531664, with amino-acid sequence MSESDGVPSESVVGDAVPIPDTTPRVADTTTSGARMMMQHPWLVAAAVAVYATKVMWVKLANQMRRFQKQRVGKSDPLQDNVENNSGFDAETDIDCEEGDSDEVTDNMELVNRDRTEVHDNDRLVERDVDYGV; translated from the coding sequence ATGGAGTCCCGTCGGAATCAGTGGTAGGGGATGCCGTGCCAATTCCCGATACCACGCCTCGTGTTGCGGACACCACAACTTCCGGAGCCCGGATGATGATGCAACACCCGTGGCTGGTGGCAGCCGCAGTTGCCGTCTATGCCACCAAAGTCATGTGGGTCAAGTTGGCCAATCAGATGAGGCGATTCCAGAAGCAAAGAGTTGGGAAGTCCGATCCTTTGCAGGACAACGTGGAAAATAATTCTGGTTTTGATGCAGAGACAGATATCGATTGCGAGGAAGGCGATTCAGATGAGGTTACAGATAATATGGAACTTGTGAATCGGGATAGAACAGAAGTTCATGATAATGATCGGTTAGTCGAGCGGGACGTCGACTATGGAGTATAA